The proteins below come from a single Gimesia alba genomic window:
- a CDS encoding Hsp20/alpha crystallin family protein codes for MPIFRWEQSWNPLRDLEREVDRLIQGVEFSVQGIRMPRQYPAVNIFELDHEFLITAELPGMQVEDLDLTIANSVLTLKGHRNPPVIDDGEIPEERFRRQERPFGEWQRSISIPDRISEEHLSAEFNEGVLKIHLPKLEEELPRQIPVSSGE; via the coding sequence ATGCCGATTTTTCGCTGGGAACAATCATGGAATCCGCTCAGAGATTTGGAGCGTGAGGTAGACCGTCTGATTCAAGGCGTCGAATTCTCGGTACAGGGGATTCGCATGCCCCGTCAGTACCCTGCGGTCAATATTTTTGAGTTGGACCACGAGTTTCTGATCACGGCCGAACTTCCAGGGATGCAGGTTGAGGATCTGGATTTGACCATCGCCAATAGTGTGCTCACTTTGAAAGGGCACCGAAATCCACCCGTGATTGATGATGGCGAGATCCCTGAAGAACGCTTCCGCCGCCAGGAACGACCGTTTGGAGAATGGCAGCGATCAATCAGTATCCCCGATCGCATTTCTGAAGAACATCTTTCAGCAGAGTTCAACGAGGGCGTGTTGAAGATCCACCTTCCCAAATTGGAAGAAGAACTCCCCCGCCAGATCCCGGTCAGTTCGGGGGAATAG
- a CDS encoding Hsp20/alpha crystallin family protein, which yields MSRQHNPEEEPREIAHPEQYVFTPPIDIYETEQGLVLYADLPGVSVNSLELQVQDNKLTLLGRVEPQIPEGARPLHKEYEVGNYLRSFILSGEIVHSEIEAKLTNGVLRIFLPKAPKAEPRRIQVNTG from the coding sequence ATGAGCAGACAACATAATCCTGAAGAAGAACCGCGTGAAATTGCTCATCCAGAGCAATATGTGTTTACGCCGCCCATTGATATCTATGAAACCGAACAAGGCCTCGTGCTCTATGCCGATCTTCCAGGCGTCTCTGTCAATTCGCTGGAGTTGCAGGTACAGGATAACAAACTGACGCTCCTGGGGCGGGTCGAACCACAAATCCCGGAAGGTGCACGTCCGCTGCACAAAGAATACGAAGTGGGCAATTATCTGCGTTCCTTCATCTTAAGCGGTGAGATTGTGCACAGCGAAATTGAAGCAAAGCTGACAAATGGCGTGCTGAGAATTTTTCTTCCCAAAGCTCCCAAAGCAGAGCCGCGAAGAATTCAGGTTAATACCGGCTGA
- a CDS encoding tetratricopeptide repeat protein translates to MNNQPESDKLSNPFSKPEKSVSFSIGLIVAGVGMLALLLYYFSDQSEVATVKQSEQSEEHQEAGAKAEKARRKELIAYLQQHPDDEFAHFQLGQLIQDRAPFQALENYSHVTSLHPRYYEAVEAIAEIAMEQDLPDKAKPALMILVRKYPQESRFHEQLARLFFNAGKNDRALKYANRSIELGANQAAHYMLVANILRQAGRTSEMVGPLKEVLFLEPDLYEAHLNLAYAALYTGDLTTAEREANWCLEQRPDSSTALRYLAMIDRNQGKVDAALSHIEQALQADPHDFESLLLKADLLIYQRAGQQAYDLLKPFYAARQTDRRFISALARAAGLIGNREEALQLQKINQSLIKEDDLKPTSLQSESVEKNQSSQEK, encoded by the coding sequence ATGAATAACCAGCCGGAATCTGACAAACTGAGCAACCCCTTTTCCAAGCCGGAAAAAAGCGTTTCGTTTTCAATTGGTCTGATCGTGGCGGGTGTGGGTATGCTGGCTTTGCTTCTCTATTATTTCTCCGATCAGAGTGAAGTGGCTACTGTGAAGCAGTCCGAACAGTCGGAAGAACATCAAGAGGCAGGAGCAAAAGCAGAGAAAGCCAGACGGAAAGAGCTGATTGCCTATCTGCAGCAGCACCCGGATGATGAATTTGCCCATTTTCAATTAGGGCAATTGATCCAGGATCGTGCTCCGTTTCAGGCGTTGGAAAATTATTCGCATGTGACATCGCTTCATCCGCGCTATTATGAAGCCGTCGAAGCGATTGCCGAGATTGCAATGGAGCAGGACCTGCCTGACAAGGCGAAGCCGGCATTGATGATTCTGGTTCGCAAGTATCCCCAGGAGAGTCGTTTTCACGAGCAACTGGCACGACTGTTTTTCAATGCCGGTAAGAATGACCGTGCGCTCAAATATGCAAATCGCAGTATTGAACTGGGAGCGAATCAGGCTGCGCATTATATGCTCGTTGCCAATATTCTGCGGCAGGCTGGTAGAACAAGTGAAATGGTGGGGCCTTTGAAAGAAGTCCTGTTTTTAGAGCCGGACTTGTATGAGGCGCATTTGAATCTGGCGTATGCAGCGCTCTATACGGGGGACCTGACAACCGCAGAGCGGGAAGCGAACTGGTGTCTGGAACAACGGCCCGATTCGAGTACGGCGCTGCGGTATCTGGCAATGATTGATCGCAATCAGGGGAAGGTTGACGCCGCGCTTTCGCATATTGAACAGGCCTTGCAGGCTGATCCTCACGATTTTGAGAGCCTGCTTTTGAAGGCGGATCTACTGATTTATCAGAGAGCTGGCCAACAGGCGTATGATTTGCTGAAGCCGTTTTATGCAGCGCGTCAAACGGATCGACGTTTTATCTCCGCATTAGCGCGTGCGGCAGGTTTGATTGGAAATCGGGAAGAAGCACTGCAGTTGCAGAAAATTAATCAGTCTTTAATCAAAGAAGACGATTTAAAGCCAACCTCTTTGCAAAGTGAATCCGTTGAAAAGAATCAATCCTCACAAGAAAAATGA
- a CDS encoding CRTAC1 family protein, with protein sequence MINFLSNRMTSSLFESAWSVVFCICLGAICSCSTVCNAEEPQPAILFQDVSTTSQLAFQHQSPLTVKRHLHLMMGSGIGWIDYDHDGFPDLYCAQGEEWRSPKKKRSDASNVATSNRLFQNRGESQFQDVTTLSGLIDFGYSMGLAVGDYNHDGFEDLYVSQFGRNLLYCNNGDGTFSDVSQSAHVDDPGYGASCTWADLNGDGLLDLYVVNYLEIDRENYPICSRKVDGTRVFFICHPRYVSGEYDVVYRNLGNGNFLNMSKKAGLHSEPARQGLGVFAADYDHDGDIDLYVANDSVANQLWVNDGQGVFTDQALIAGVAFNRTGDREAGMGLTGADYNGDGQLDLFVTNYFGETNTLYRNEGALFFLDVTDETGLATASRVRLGFGASFLDADNDGWEDLFVTNGHVHDRLSQLGKNEPYEQEPQLFLNQGGIRFQEISARAGSFFQKKQVGRGSAVADFNRDGLADLAISHLNTKLVLLRNRSRTTNQSLSLELIGTTSNRSAIGAQVEIRTDSRRLTRYRHGSSSYLSSDEGRILVGLGASREAVSIKVTWPGGKTEIWSGLQPGGHYTLIEGTSDSRKISSNLR encoded by the coding sequence ATGATCAATTTCCTTTCTAACAGAATGACATCGAGCCTGTTCGAGAGCGCCTGGAGTGTGGTGTTTTGCATCTGCTTAGGAGCCATTTGCAGTTGCAGCACTGTTTGTAACGCCGAGGAGCCGCAGCCTGCGATCTTGTTTCAGGATGTATCGACTACCTCACAGCTCGCGTTTCAACATCAGTCTCCCTTGACGGTCAAGCGTCATTTACACCTGATGATGGGATCGGGCATCGGCTGGATTGATTATGATCACGACGGCTTTCCCGATTTGTATTGTGCACAGGGTGAAGAATGGCGCAGTCCTAAGAAAAAACGGAGTGATGCGAGCAATGTCGCGACATCCAACCGGTTGTTTCAGAACCGGGGGGAGAGTCAATTTCAAGATGTCACAACGCTGTCGGGGTTAATCGACTTTGGTTACTCAATGGGGCTTGCGGTTGGAGATTATAATCACGATGGATTTGAGGACTTGTATGTCAGTCAGTTCGGTCGGAATCTGTTGTACTGCAATAATGGAGACGGTACGTTTTCAGATGTATCGCAATCCGCCCACGTGGATGACCCGGGCTATGGAGCCAGTTGTACCTGGGCCGATTTGAATGGCGATGGCTTGCTTGATCTGTATGTGGTGAACTACCTGGAAATTGACCGGGAAAACTATCCCATTTGCAGCCGTAAGGTCGATGGAACGCGTGTCTTTTTTATCTGTCACCCCCGTTATGTGAGCGGGGAGTATGACGTGGTGTATCGGAATCTGGGAAACGGCAACTTTCTCAATATGTCGAAGAAAGCAGGTCTTCACAGTGAGCCGGCCCGACAGGGGTTAGGCGTTTTTGCGGCGGATTACGACCATGACGGGGACATTGATTTGTATGTTGCCAACGACTCGGTGGCTAACCAGTTGTGGGTGAATGACGGTCAGGGCGTTTTCACCGATCAGGCTTTGATTGCCGGCGTCGCCTTCAATCGTACCGGAGATCGGGAAGCGGGGATGGGGCTGACGGGAGCTGACTATAACGGCGATGGCCAGCTGGATTTATTCGTGACAAATTACTTTGGTGAAACCAACACGTTGTATCGCAATGAGGGGGCTCTGTTTTTTCTGGATGTGACCGATGAGACGGGCCTGGCGACGGCCAGCCGCGTACGGCTCGGTTTTGGCGCCTCGTTTCTGGATGCGGACAACGATGGCTGGGAAGATCTGTTTGTGACCAATGGTCATGTGCACGATCGGTTATCGCAGCTGGGGAAAAATGAACCTTATGAGCAGGAACCGCAGCTGTTTCTGAATCAGGGGGGAATTCGGTTTCAGGAAATATCGGCACGGGCCGGCTCGTTCTTTCAGAAAAAACAAGTCGGTCGCGGCTCTGCGGTTGCCGATTTTAATCGGGATGGGCTGGCTGATCTTGCCATTTCACATCTGAATACGAAACTGGTGCTGCTGAGGAATCGAAGCAGGACGACCAATCAGAGTCTTTCACTGGAGTTGATTGGAACGACTTCCAATCGCAGTGCCATCGGTGCCCAGGTTGAGATTCGTACTGATTCCAGACGATTGACGCGTTATCGACACGGCAGCAGCAGTTATCTTTCGTCGGATGAAGGCCGGATTTTAGTCGGGTTGGGAGCCAGCAGAGAGGCGGTTTCCATCAAAGTGACGTGGCCTGGAGGGAAAACCGAAATCTGGTCTGGATTACAACCGGGGGGGCATTATACATTGATAGAAGGAACGAGTGATTCTCGAAAAATCTCATCTAATCTGCGATGA
- a CDS encoding creatininase family protein: MAAEPEMRPWILSEINYAYVKENPYQVAVLPMGATEPHNLHLPYGTDTYEADAISSRVCEAAHQRGAKVVMLPPIPYGTETNQSAFPLSMNVNPSTLGQIIADLVDSLANHGVHKLLILNSHGGNDFKPLLRELHGSTPVQIFLADWFRGTSADVKPEIFENPDDHAGEMETSLALAYFPHLVNRNSETGALNADEGATKATQFSAVNEGWVSITRPWHLLTTNSGSGNPHQATAEKGEKLMQILVERLSQFLVELSEAKLDDQFPF, translated from the coding sequence GTGGCGGCTGAACCTGAGATGCGTCCCTGGATTTTATCTGAAATCAATTATGCGTATGTGAAAGAGAACCCCTATCAAGTGGCAGTGTTGCCGATGGGGGCGACCGAGCCGCATAATTTACATCTCCCTTATGGAACAGACACCTATGAGGCCGATGCGATCAGTTCACGCGTTTGTGAAGCCGCCCATCAGCGGGGGGCGAAAGTGGTGATGCTGCCGCCGATTCCCTACGGGACCGAAACCAATCAGAGTGCGTTTCCTCTGTCGATGAACGTGAATCCCTCAACGTTGGGTCAGATCATCGCCGATCTCGTTGACTCCCTCGCCAATCATGGCGTGCATAAACTATTGATTTTGAACAGTCATGGCGGCAACGACTTTAAACCGTTATTAAGGGAACTGCACGGTTCAACGCCGGTACAAATCTTTCTGGCAGACTGGTTTCGAGGTACGTCGGCCGATGTCAAACCGGAGATATTTGAAAACCCGGACGATCATGCAGGCGAGATGGAAACCTCTCTGGCGCTGGCTTATTTCCCGCATCTTGTGAACCGGAATTCAGAAACGGGCGCTTTGAACGCCGATGAAGGCGCGACCAAGGCGACACAGTTCTCTGCTGTGAATGAAGGATGGGTTAGTATTACGCGCCCCTGGCATTTGTTGACGACCAATTCGGGATCGGGAAATCCGCATCAGGCGACCGCCGAGAAGGGGGAGAAGCTGATGCAGATTCTGGTTGAGCGGCTGTCACAATTTCTGGTTGAACTCTCCGAGGCGAAATTGGATGATCAATTTCCTTTCTAA